DNA sequence from the Candidatus Eisenbacteria bacterium genome:
GTGGTGTTGGGGTGAGCCTGGTATTTCGCAACGAGTTGCACGCTGCAATGTGCCAAGGAGCAGATTGCAGCGTGCGCCCTGGGTGACTTTCAGTCCCCGGCCAGGGTGACTCCTGCAAAGGGAATCACGATCTAGTCCCTGCCACGGGTGGCCAATCCGGAGATGGCCAGAAGAATGATCGAGCCAATCATTGCCACCGCAAAGCTGGACGGGTTGAAGCGAAAGCTGAAGCCGCGGCCGGTTGCCAATTTCATGACGAGACCGCCAAGAAGGCGAAGGAGGACCATGAATTCATTGCGCTCGCGGCGGTTTTTCGCATACAGTGGCGCCTGGTGAAACGGCGGACAATTCCACGGGAAGCGTAACGTCGAGCACATTTTTTGCCGTTCAGCGGAGGTTTTTGCCGTTTCCGGTGTCTAATGAGAAAGCGAAGCAGTGCCTTGTTCATTTCAAGTCATATCAAATCACATTAGGTCTTCTTGAGTCACCTTGGGGCGTTCTGTGGAAGATCAAGAGCTAGTTCAGAGAATCGTCGCGAAGGACCACGCTGCCTTTCAATCGTTTGTTCAACACTATCAATCCCGGGTGTATCGTACGTGCTATCAGATACTGGGTAACGAGCAAGATGCCGAAGACTTGGCGCAAGAGGTTTTCCTCAGGGTTTACGAGCAAGCTGCAGGCTTCCGTGGCGAGTGCAGGATCTCCACGTGGCTCTATCGTGTTGCCGTCAACCTTTCGTTGAATCGACGCCGCAAGCAAAAATGGAATCGCTACCTGGGGGCGTTCGGCTCTCCAGAGGATAAGGAAAACGATCCCGACAGTCACGTGGCAGCCGAAGACGAACGACCGGACAAACTACTTGAGAAGAAAGAAGTTAGCGAGATTCTGAGACAGGCTCTGGACGCCCTCCCGGAGAAGCAGCGTGCGGCAATGATTCTGCACAAGCTCGAAGGGCTTTCGTATCAGCAAATTGCGGATGTGCTGCAGACGTCGTTGCCGTCCGTGGAATCACTTATTCACCGTGCCAAACGCAATCTACAGAGAAGGCTGCTTCCCTTTGCCGAGGAAACCTGAACAGCCCGCAAGTTTTGGCAACCTCGTGTGTCAAAAAGAATGAGGTGAGAAAGAACAATATGGACTGCAAGTTCGTGCGAGAAAATCTCATCGATATCGTTGAAGGAAGATTCAAGCCTGAGGCCAACGTACAGCTTGAAATACATCTGCAGTCCTGTGGCAAGTGCGCGAGCCTGGTTGACCGGTTTGGGCGGCTCTGGGCGGTGTGGGGAGAGACCGCACCCGCTGAGCCCTCGCCTTTCTTTTGGACCCGGCTGCAACAGAGGCTCAGAGCTTCAGAGGTCAGGAGGCCGTGGTTTACGTCTTTCTTGGCGAAACCAGAACACTTGCTGCGACCTGCAATTGCTCTGGCCAGCGTTCTAATAGGTATCGTCGCCGGACATTATCTCGGCAATTTCCCAGCAGAGAAAGTCGCGCAACTTTTGGGGCAGAGACGTGATGTCGCGACTGAACAGTTGGTTGAATATCACTTGGGTCCTCTCGACGATTTCCCGTCGGGTTCCGTGGCAGACATGTACCTGAACGTTGCGGAGAACAACTAGGAGAGTCCGACCATGAAAAGACACTGGCTTAGTCTGGCAGTAGTCATCCTGATTATCCTGAATCTATCAGCCCTGGGTACCCTGGTCTATCATCGTTGGTTCACACCTCCGAAGCACCGGCTTCCGCACCACCCTGAGCGCATGGTCGACTTCCTTCGCAAGGAGCTCTCTCTGACCGACACTCAGGTGGCAGAGTCGGAGTCGCTCAGAGTCCGTTCTGAAGCGAGTATGAGTGGAGTACAGCGGGAGCTGGAGCAAAAGAGACAATCTCTGATGAAAGAGCTTGCCGCAGATGCGCCGGACAGCACGCGCGCCAATCAGTTAGTAGAGGAAATCGCCATGCTCCAGATGACGCTTGAGAAACAAGTGATCCGGCACATGCTACAGCAAAACGCGATACTCACGTCGGAACAGCGCGCGAAGCTCTTCTCGCTGTTGCAAGAGCGCATGCATCGTCGGGACGCGATGTTCGGACCTTCGATGGGAGGACCGGAGGGTGGGCCGCAGCTAGGAGGGCCTGGAGGGAGGCCACCGGAGGGACCGCGAGAAGGATCCAGGGAGGAACGGGGACACGGAGGGTGAGCGCGCCGGTTGTTCACGCGTTGCGGGAGAGAGAAAGTGACTACCAAGCAGTTCGTTGCAGTGTTCTCAAAGCTATTGTCAAGAGCGTTGACTGCGCTTGTGCTGGTGGGACTCACGGGGTCCGTCGGTTGCGCCGCAAGTCGGGACGTGGCTAGTCCGTGGTGTGACAAACCAATGACGATAGACGGTCAGATGGCCGAGTGGGTGGAGCTTGCGCTCACCAATTTCGAAGCGAGCGGTGCAGGAGTGGGAGTGAGCAACGATGGTGAGAGACTCTACGTCCTCGTTTGTTTCAGAGACGAGAAGTGGGCACGAGCCATCAGCATGAGTGGTCTGACTGTGTGGCTCGACAATTCTGCGAAGAAGAAAAGGGACTTGAGCATCCGGTACTCCGCCGGGCCGTCCGTCCCGGAGATGCAGAAAGCTGAAACGAAAGGGGAAGGCGGCTTCTCGAATAGCATGCCTAAAGAATTCAAGGAGCGCCTTGCGCAGCGCCAGGCCTCTGCGGCCAAAGAAATAGCCATCGTTCAGAAGAAGAGCAACAAGACAACGATTGTATCTGCGGACGGCTCGTGTGGTCCGGCCGCGCGCTACGGGAGCAATAAGAGCATCTACGTTTACGAATTCAGTATTCCGCTCAAGGCTAGTGGTGCGGATTCTTGTGTAGATTTCTGTGCTCTCGATGCGAAGCCGGGGCAGAAGGTGTGTCTCGGTTTCGAATGGGGCGGCATGGACAAGAGCGGACCGAGTGGGTCTCCGGGAGACATGGGTGGTGGAATGATGGGAGGTGGGCCGCCTTCAGGTGGCGGGCCTGGTGGGTTTGGTGGAGGCGGAATGGGTGGAGGAGGGTCCATGGGTGGTGGTCCTCGTTCTGGTGGTCCTCCTTCCGGTGGTTCTCCGGGGGGGCCGAAAATGGAGTCAACAGAGAAGCAAGAGGTCTGGCTGAAAGTCACACTGGCCTCGGGACCGAC
Encoded proteins:
- a CDS encoding periplasmic heavy metal sensor; the protein is MKRHWLSLAVVILIILNLSALGTLVYHRWFTPPKHRLPHHPERMVDFLRKELSLTDTQVAESESLRVRSEASMSGVQRELEQKRQSLMKELAADAPDSTRANQLVEEIAMLQMTLEKQVIRHMLQQNAILTSEQRAKLFSLLQERMHRRDAMFGPSMGGPEGGPQLGGPGGRPPEGPREGSREERGHGG
- a CDS encoding sigma-70 family RNA polymerase sigma factor, with product MEDQELVQRIVAKDHAAFQSFVQHYQSRVYRTCYQILGNEQDAEDLAQEVFLRVYEQAAGFRGECRISTWLYRVAVNLSLNRRRKQKWNRYLGAFGSPEDKENDPDSHVAAEDERPDKLLEKKEVSEILRQALDALPEKQRAAMILHKLEGLSYQQIADVLQTSLPSVESLIHRAKRNLQRRLLPFAEET